The DNA region TCGGGACGGCGGCCTGGGCGATGATCGGACCCTCGTCCATCTCGGGCCGCACATAATGGACGGTGCAGCCATGGAAACGGACCCCGGCCGCCAGCGCCCGCTCATGGGTCTCCAGCCCCTTGAAGGAGGGCAGGAGGGACGGGTGGATGTTGATGAGCGCGTTGTGCCATTCCCCGACGAACCAGGGCGACAGCAGCCGCATGAAGCCGGCGAGACAGACCAGCTCGACGTCCGCCTCGCGCAGCCGCGCATCCATCGCCGCCTCGAAGGCGGGCTTGTCACCGGGATAATCGCGGTGGCCGACCACCGCGGTGGCGATCCCGGCCCTGGCCGCACGCTCCAGGCCGAGAGCGTCGGCCTTGTTGGACAGCACCAGGGCGATCTCGGCCGGAAAGTCCGGCGCGGCGCAGGCATCGATCAACGCCTGTAGATTGCTGCCGCGCCCCGAGATCAGGACACCGAGCTTCAACTTGCTCATCAAACGATCCTTGGGACTCTTCCTTGGGTGGGTGTCCCTTACGCGGTCCAGGCCGCGTCCATGCCATTGACCGTGACGCGGGCCTCGCCGTCCTTCAGAGCGGTGACGGTGCCGACGGTATGGACCGTCTCACCACCCTCGCGCAGGATGTCGATGGCTTCGGCCGCCTTGTCGGCCGGAACCACGACGACCATGCCGAGGCCGACATTGAAGGTGCGGGCCATTTCATAAGGCGCGATGCCGCCGGTCTTCATCAGC from Azospirillum sp. B510 includes:
- the purN gene encoding phosphoribosylglycinamide formyltransferase, which translates into the protein MSKLKLGVLISGRGSNLQALIDACAAPDFPAEIALVLSNKADALGLERAARAGIATAVVGHRDYPGDKPAFEAAMDARLREADVELVCLAGFMRLLSPWFVGEWHNALINIHPSLLPSFKGLETHERALAAGVRFHGCTVHYVRPEMDEGPIIAQAAVPILPGDDAHSLADRVLDSEHALYPHAVRLIAEGRARVDGDQVRIGGPVPALAAMMNPPL